One Streptomyces sp. RPA4-2 genomic window carries:
- a CDS encoding WD40 repeat domain-containing protein, producing MNVDQLVRDSLREQAAEQPSVGPGFADRVLAVRRRRRTRTLGSVAAAAAAVVAVAVAVPLVSGRDDVRPASVLDGTGLSAHPDQSPPRDLIAAGDVALGAYYTAKSVPQTKDRAVYTRTYWLLDPRSGRYEKNSKWSFVAVAPGLRTAAVLENDLPTRRIGLLDLTTGRIERWIPVDHGVGGLAFSRDGSRLVATTYDENPDLRDKVHGTSGTDWMARYGGSSRSGFLVVDVASGKGTWSGVAPGRSTGAREDFAFSRDGRLVYSRVVVAGGRDGMQQFYDLEGAKVPAPANELYLRADVGARLSPDGGLAASGLTREKPDKSYSALLDPRTGKRITLVRGAELLAWVDDKRLIAWERLPGGTLYRPQLVLVTIGSDKVVPLSGGPALNSDPTRQSWEPVFAER from the coding sequence GTGAACGTCGACCAACTGGTGCGCGACTCCCTGCGGGAGCAGGCCGCTGAACAGCCCTCCGTGGGACCGGGCTTCGCCGACCGCGTGCTGGCCGTCCGCCGGCGCCGGCGCACCCGTACGCTCGGCTCCGTCGCCGCGGCCGCCGCCGCGGTGGTCGCCGTCGCCGTGGCGGTGCCGCTCGTCTCCGGCAGGGACGACGTACGCCCCGCGAGCGTTCTGGACGGAACCGGGTTGAGCGCCCACCCGGACCAGTCGCCGCCGCGTGACCTGATCGCGGCAGGCGACGTGGCGCTGGGCGCGTACTACACCGCGAAGTCCGTGCCGCAGACGAAGGACCGCGCCGTCTACACCCGCACCTACTGGCTGCTCGACCCGAGGTCCGGACGATACGAGAAGAACAGCAAGTGGTCGTTCGTCGCCGTCGCCCCCGGTCTGCGGACCGCCGCCGTCCTGGAGAACGACCTGCCCACCCGGAGGATCGGTCTGCTCGACCTCACCACCGGCAGGATCGAGCGGTGGATCCCGGTCGACCACGGGGTGGGGGGACTCGCGTTCTCCCGGGACGGGAGCAGGCTCGTCGCGACGACCTACGACGAGAACCCGGACCTGCGCGACAAGGTGCACGGCACCTCCGGGACCGACTGGATGGCGCGCTACGGCGGGTCGAGCAGGTCCGGGTTCCTCGTCGTCGACGTGGCCTCCGGCAAGGGGACCTGGAGCGGCGTCGCACCCGGCCGCTCCACCGGCGCCCGTGAGGACTTCGCCTTCAGCCGCGACGGCAGGCTGGTGTACTCCCGGGTCGTCGTGGCGGGGGGCCGGGACGGCATGCAGCAGTTCTACGACCTGGAGGGCGCGAAGGTGCCCGCACCCGCGAACGAGTTGTACCTCCGGGCGGACGTCGGCGCGCGGCTGTCCCCGGACGGCGGCCTCGCCGCGAGCGGCCTGACGCGCGAGAAGCCCGACAAGTCGTACTCCGCGCTCCTCGATCCGCGCACCGGCAAACGGATCACCCTGGTGCGTGGAGCGGAGTTGCTCGCCTGGGTCGACGACAAGAGGCTCATCGCCTGGGAGAGGCTCCCGGGCGGGACCCTGTACCGGCCCCAGCTCGTGCTGGTGACGATCGGCAGCGACAAGGTCGTACCACTGAGCGGTGGCCCGGCACTGAACAGCGACCCGACGCGGCAGTCGTGGGAGCCCGTCTTCGCCGAGCGCTGA